From a single Rubrobacter calidifluminis genomic region:
- a CDS encoding YggT family protein, translating into MALLLQSFGFSVARLLAGVVVYFYYILFAFILINVLLSWFPGYPSNSFLQALYDIVGSVVRPILSPIRRAIPALQFGGIALDLSPIIALIGLSIARSLLLSIIANFIRPVTG; encoded by the coding sequence GTGGCCCTTCTCCTGCAGTCGTTCGGCTTCAGCGTGGCCCGGCTTCTCGCGGGCGTGGTCGTCTACTTCTACTACATCCTGTTCGCCTTCATCCTGATAAACGTGCTCTTGAGCTGGTTCCCGGGGTATCCCTCGAACAGCTTCCTGCAGGCGCTCTACGACATCGTCGGCAGCGTGGTGCGGCCGATCCTCTCTCCCATAAGGCGGGCGATACCCGCGTTGCAGTTCGGTGGAATCGCGCTCGACCTCTCGCCGATCATAGCCTTGATCGGGCTCTCGATAGCGCGTAGTCTACTGCTCTCGATCATCGCGAACTTCATCCGACCTGTGACGGGGTGA
- the proC gene encoding pyrroline-5-carboxylate reductase, which yields MEGTGRKRRVGIIGAGKIGGSLLVRLAASGDYELSVSDTHPERLAEYERSYGVGAASSNAELAEGCEIIIVAVKPWDVAGVLHEIYPAVEGTEKAVTSVAAGVSIASIEDGLPPGTAVLRVMPNVCASVGLGSAVVTSNEPGRRLLPEVMAIFRHVGDVIELPERLFDAATALHGSGPAYVALFADALIQAGVREGIPREVARRLVNATLQGTAVLLKEQSPHQVRDEVMTPGGTTAAAFVAMEKAGFVGAVYDGVNAAAERARGLGGK from the coding sequence ATGGAAGGGACGGGCCGCAAGAGGCGGGTCGGGATAATCGGAGCCGGCAAGATCGGGGGCTCGCTCCTGGTACGGCTCGCCGCATCGGGGGACTACGAGCTTTCGGTGAGCGACACCCACCCCGAGAGGCTCGCCGAGTACGAGAGGTCCTACGGCGTCGGTGCGGCATCCTCCAACGCGGAGCTCGCCGAAGGATGCGAGATAATCATCGTGGCGGTCAAGCCCTGGGACGTCGCCGGGGTGCTGCACGAGATCTACCCGGCGGTGGAGGGGACGGAGAAGGCCGTGACCAGCGTGGCCGCCGGTGTATCCATCGCGTCGATCGAGGATGGGCTGCCTCCGGGGACGGCGGTGTTGCGGGTGATGCCGAACGTGTGCGCCTCGGTCGGGTTGGGGTCGGCCGTGGTCACGTCGAACGAGCCGGGGAGGCGCCTGCTGCCGGAGGTCATGGCGATCTTCCGGCACGTGGGGGACGTGATCGAGCTGCCCGAGCGCCTCTTCGACGCGGCGACGGCGCTGCACGGCTCGGGGCCGGCCTACGTGGCGTTGTTCGCCGACGCCCTGATCCAGGCCGGTGTACGCGAGGGCATCCCGCGCGAGGTGGCCCGTCGGCTGGTGAACGCCACGCTGCAGGGAACGGCGGTCCTGCTCAAGGAGCAGAGCCCGCATCAGGTGCGCGACGAGGTGATGACGCCGGGGGGGACGACCGCCGCGGCGTTCGTCGCGATGGAGAAGGCCGGTTTCGTCGGCGCCGTCTACGACGGGGTCAACGCCGCGGCCGAGCGGGCGCGCGGGCTGGGCGGTAAGTAG
- a CDS encoding cell division protein SepF: MGVKDSFGRMAAWFGFGVDEEDYYLEEEEEGVRARGESARQREIEPEPTVRRLGRSERSPSSSYGGSSLGDIFGESRERSSGGAPARLRAVPDQRPTRVSVVEPTSFNDAQDLADRFKRQQPVILNLQNVDSDLSRRMVDFCSGLTYALEGQIQTVASRVFLLTPRNVEVSAEERKRLAERAFFNQL; the protein is encoded by the coding sequence ATGGGAGTTAAGGACAGCTTCGGACGCATGGCGGCGTGGTTCGGCTTCGGGGTGGACGAGGAGGACTACTACCTCGAGGAAGAGGAAGAGGGCGTGCGGGCCAGGGGGGAGTCCGCGCGCCAGCGGGAGATAGAACCCGAGCCGACCGTCAGAAGGCTCGGGCGCTCCGAGCGCTCCCCGTCCTCCTCCTACGGGGGCTCCTCGCTCGGGGACATCTTCGGCGAGAGCCGGGAGCGATCCTCCGGGGGTGCCCCGGCGCGCCTGCGGGCCGTCCCCGACCAGCGCCCGACGCGGGTGAGCGTGGTCGAGCCCACGAGCTTCAACGACGCGCAGGATCTGGCGGACCGCTTCAAGCGCCAGCAGCCGGTGATCCTCAACCTGCAGAACGTGGACTCCGACCTCTCGCGGCGGATGGTCGACTTCTGCTCCGGGCTCACGTACGCGCTGGAGGGTCAGATCCAGACGGTGGCCAGCCGGGTCTTCCTGCTGACGCCGCGCAACGTCGAGGTCTCCGCCGAGGAGCGCAAGCGCCTCGCCGAGCGGGCTTTCTTCAACCAGCTCTGA
- a CDS encoding YggS family pyridoxal phosphate-dependent enzyme, whose protein sequence is MRVSSRTIRENLEEVERNVARALERGGRTGEEVRVLVATKYFEPEQMSALAGAGARLVGENRLQDLVRKQEIFGETFEWHFIGHLQRRKVREVVRRVSLIHSVDSVRLVEELAKRAPEGGGVPVLLQVNVSGEESKYGVPEGEVERLLEAAAATGGKVSVRGFMTMAPLVEDAEDVRYVFARLRAIRDRLRESWRGCFDLSELSMGMSNDYTVAVEEGATIVRIGRTLIREG, encoded by the coding sequence ATGCGGGTCTCCTCGCGCACCATACGCGAGAACCTAGAGGAGGTCGAGCGAAACGTGGCGCGCGCCCTCGAGCGCGGCGGCCGCACCGGGGAAGAGGTGCGGGTGCTCGTCGCGACGAAATACTTCGAGCCCGAGCAGATGTCCGCGCTCGCCGGGGCCGGGGCGCGCCTGGTCGGGGAGAACCGGCTGCAGGATCTCGTGCGCAAGCAGGAGATCTTCGGCGAGACCTTCGAGTGGCACTTCATCGGGCACCTCCAGCGGCGCAAGGTTAGGGAGGTGGTGCGCAGGGTCAGCCTAATACACTCGGTAGACTCCGTGCGGCTCGTCGAGGAGCTCGCGAAGCGCGCCCCGGAGGGTGGAGGGGTGCCCGTGCTCCTGCAGGTCAACGTCAGCGGGGAGGAGTCCAAATACGGCGTGCCGGAGGGCGAGGTGGAGAGGCTCCTCGAGGCGGCCGCCGCGACCGGGGGGAAGGTCTCCGTGCGCGGGTTCATGACGATGGCCCCGCTGGTTGAAGATGCAGAAGATGTGCGCTATGTTTTCGCGAGGTTAAGAGCCATTCGCGATCGTCTCAGGGAATCCTGGCGCGGATGCTTCGACCTTTCGGAGCTCTCGATGGGGATGAGCAACGATTACACGGTCGCCGTCGAGGAAGGTGCCACCATAGTGAGGATAGGGCGCACGCTGATACGGGAGGGTTGA
- a CDS encoding polyphenol oxidase family protein, translated as MTSPRSCAAASGLHTAPGGAVYLAPEPQPEGVRVWFFTRRGGVSAPPYASLNVSRAVGDDEKAVAQNLRLVSRALGDAPRAWAAQVAGDTVVEVSEGGFAGEADALVSRERGLALTVTVADCVPVVLVGEEQVAIVHSGWRGTLAGISGKTVRSMRSRPRLAYIGPCIRRCCYEVSPGLAGRFAEKFGEEVVTGRMLSLPEAIRQDLEDAGVEDVCDLGVCTGCTPDLFFSNRKEKPKTGRNLAAVMRL; from the coding sequence TTGACATCCCCGCGTTCCTGCGCCGCCGCTAGCGGCCTCCACACCGCCCCCGGCGGGGCCGTCTACCTCGCCCCCGAGCCTCAGCCCGAGGGCGTGCGGGTGTGGTTCTTCACCCGGCGTGGGGGCGTCTCGGCTCCACCCTACGCGAGCCTGAACGTCTCCAGGGCGGTCGGGGACGACGAGAAGGCCGTCGCGCAGAACCTGCGCCTGGTCTCCCGGGCGCTCGGGGACGCTCCGAGGGCCTGGGCCGCCCAGGTCGCCGGAGACACGGTGGTCGAGGTCTCCGAGGGCGGCTTCGCCGGGGAGGCCGACGCCCTCGTGAGCCGGGAGCGGGGGCTCGCGCTCACCGTCACCGTGGCCGACTGCGTGCCGGTCGTGCTCGTGGGCGAGGAGCAGGTCGCGATCGTCCACTCCGGCTGGCGGGGGACGCTCGCCGGCATCTCCGGGAAGACCGTCCGGAGCATGCGCTCCCGCCCCCGCCTCGCGTACATAGGGCCCTGCATCCGGCGCTGCTGCTACGAGGTCTCGCCCGGGCTCGCCGGACGCTTCGCGGAGAAGTTCGGGGAGGAGGTCGTCACCGGTCGGATGCTCTCGCTCCCGGAGGCGATACGGCAGGACCTCGAGGATGCCGGGGTGGAGGACGTGTGCGACCTCGGGGTGTGCACGGGGTGCACGCCCGACCTCTTCTTCTCCAACCGCAAAGAGAAGCCGAAGACTGGCAGGAACCTGGCGGCGGTGATGAGGCTCTGA
- the ftsZ gene encoding cell division protein FtsZ, whose translation MLDAGTNYLAVIKVVGIGGGGTNAVNRMINSGLQGVEFVAVNTDAQALQMCDADQKIHIGEKITRGLGAGADPKIGMEAAEENKQEIEEALKGADMVFITAGKGGGTGTGAAPVVAKIARELGALTVGVVTRPFTFEGRRRSTYAEEGIKRLKENVDSLIVIPNDRLLQVAEKRTSMMDAFKMADDVLRKGVQGITDLITVPGLINLDFADVRTIMQNSGSALMGIGESNSENRGVEAAKAAISSPLLEASIEGATGIILNITGGPDLGLFEVNEAAEIVHGAAHEDANLIFGAVVDENFGDKVSVTVIATGFDERLANQRRERPAFEPRESGASSEADGDEDSLDIPAFLRRR comes from the coding sequence ATGTTAGACGCGGGCACGAACTATCTGGCGGTCATAAAGGTCGTGGGCATCGGTGGTGGCGGGACCAACGCTGTCAACCGCATGATCAACTCCGGGTTGCAGGGGGTTGAGTTCGTCGCGGTCAACACCGACGCGCAGGCTCTGCAGATGTGCGACGCGGACCAGAAGATCCACATCGGGGAGAAGATCACGCGGGGCCTCGGCGCCGGGGCGGACCCGAAGATCGGGATGGAGGCCGCCGAAGAGAACAAGCAGGAGATAGAGGAGGCGCTCAAAGGGGCGGACATGGTCTTCATCACCGCCGGGAAGGGCGGGGGCACGGGGACCGGGGCCGCGCCGGTCGTCGCGAAGATAGCGCGCGAGCTCGGGGCGCTGACGGTCGGGGTGGTGACCCGGCCGTTCACCTTCGAGGGGCGGCGGCGCTCGACCTACGCCGAGGAGGGGATAAAGCGCCTCAAGGAGAACGTCGATTCCCTGATCGTCATCCCCAACGACCGCCTGCTGCAGGTCGCCGAGAAGCGCACCAGCATGATGGACGCCTTCAAGATGGCCGACGACGTGCTGCGCAAGGGCGTGCAGGGGATAACGGACCTGATAACCGTGCCCGGTCTCATAAACCTCGACTTCGCCGACGTGCGCACGATCATGCAGAACTCCGGGTCCGCGCTGATGGGCATCGGGGAGTCCAACAGCGAGAACCGCGGCGTGGAGGCGGCTAAGGCGGCCATCTCGAGCCCGCTGCTCGAGGCGAGCATCGAGGGGGCGACCGGGATCATCCTGAACATCACCGGCGGGCCGGACCTCGGGCTCTTCGAGGTCAACGAGGCCGCCGAGATCGTACACGGCGCGGCGCACGAGGATGCGAACCTGATCTTCGGGGCCGTCGTAGACGAGAACTTCGGCGACAAGGTGAGCGTGACGGTCATCGCCACCGGCTTCGACGAGCGTCTCGCCAACCAGCGGCGCGAGCGGCCGGCGTTCGAGCCGCGGGAGAGCGGAGCCTCCTCCGAGGCCGACGGCGACGAGGACTCCCTTGACATCCCCGCGTTCCTGCGCCGCCGCTAG
- the ftsA gene encoding cell division protein FtsA: MPAGGSGGADSPRRQVYALDVGTTKVVALAGVPARGEDPAGVASMGEAPSRGLRKGVVVDRDAAADTVARALERCGVPAGSQVVVGIAGSHIECTRLEATLLNRGGDLTVTETFLRRLEEEVRLAAAREGRQVIHVVPREYVLDGSEGVRHPIGLAAHRVTLRASVVSGAMTSIQNLLYAVGDCGVEAQRVVLEPLASAGACLPERARSRGAVLLDVGGGTTDVAVFEDGALVHAAVIPIGGESFSSDVAYGMKVPFEVAERLKVRYGSVLSRTIDPVAAVRLGGRYYNAHFLSEILEYRAREVFEYVRETLREAGVRSLPGGVFITGGGSLLEGMDEVCEEILGMRASRAAPRRLEENAKALRKPQYSTAVGLLDFAPPDDNPVAESEGATRFSFGSIVAAIKSWFWGE, from the coding sequence ATGCCGGCAGGGGGTAGTGGGGGCGCGGACTCTCCGCGCCGTCAGGTCTACGCGCTGGACGTTGGCACGACCAAAGTGGTAGCCCTCGCCGGGGTGCCCGCCAGAGGGGAGGATCCCGCCGGGGTCGCCTCGATGGGCGAGGCGCCGAGCCGCGGGCTCAGGAAAGGCGTTGTCGTGGACCGGGACGCTGCCGCCGATACCGTGGCGCGGGCGCTGGAGCGCTGCGGCGTCCCGGCCGGCTCGCAGGTCGTCGTGGGGATCGCGGGCAGTCACATCGAATGCACGCGGCTCGAGGCCACGTTGCTCAACCGCGGGGGGGACCTGACCGTTACGGAGACTTTCCTTCGGAGGCTCGAGGAGGAGGTGAGGCTGGCCGCCGCCCGGGAAGGTCGCCAGGTCATCCACGTCGTGCCCCGCGAGTACGTCCTGGACGGCTCCGAGGGAGTCAGGCACCCGATCGGGCTCGCCGCCCACCGGGTGACGCTTCGCGCGAGCGTCGTCAGCGGCGCGATGACCAGCATCCAGAACCTACTCTACGCCGTGGGGGACTGCGGGGTAGAGGCGCAGAGGGTCGTGCTGGAGCCTCTGGCCTCCGCCGGGGCCTGCCTGCCGGAACGGGCCCGCTCCAGGGGCGCGGTTCTCCTGGACGTCGGTGGCGGTACCACCGACGTGGCCGTCTTCGAGGACGGCGCACTCGTGCACGCCGCGGTCATCCCCATAGGCGGAGAGAGCTTCTCCTCGGACGTGGCCTACGGTATGAAGGTGCCGTTCGAGGTCGCCGAGCGGCTCAAGGTGCGCTACGGCTCCGTCCTCTCCCGCACCATAGATCCCGTCGCCGCCGTCAGGCTCGGCGGCCGTTATTACAACGCCCACTTCCTGAGCGAGATACTCGAGTACCGCGCCAGGGAGGTCTTCGAGTACGTCCGCGAGACCCTGCGGGAGGCCGGCGTGCGGAGCCTCCCCGGTGGGGTCTTCATCACCGGCGGGGGATCCCTGCTCGAGGGTATGGACGAGGTGTGCGAGGAGATACTGGGGATGCGCGCCTCCAGAGCCGCGCCTCGCAGGCTCGAGGAGAACGCTAAAGCTCTACGCAAACCTCAGTATTCGACCGCCGTAGGGCTTCTGGATTTCGCTCCGCCCGACGATAACCCTGTAGCAGAGAGTGAGGGTGCAACGAGATTCAGTTTTGGTAGCATTGTGGCCGCTATCAAGAGTTGGTTTTGGGGCGAGTGA